In Verrucomicrobiota bacterium JB022, the sequence CCGCATCCTCGCGGGGCTGGGCGGCGGTTGCCACAGCGCCACGGCGGCCCACTACTCCGACGGCTGGCTGCGCGTCTTCCATGCCCCGGTGGGCACGATGGAAGTGGCCCTGCAGCCCGACGACGAGGACGCCATCCAGGCCGTGCTGCGCGAGCTGCACCGCCGCGAAGCCTAGCGGCACCTGCGGCCCGCTCTCGACAAGCCGCCTCGAAGGCATACAGTGACGCCTATGATCAACCCGCAACCATTGCGTGGGCGCCGCATCGTCGTGACGCGCCATGCCGAGGGCAACAGCCGACTGGCTGCGCGCCTGCAGGAGCTTGGCGCCGAAACGGTCGAGCTGCCGCTGATCCAGGTCGAATCGGCCGTGGACCGCCTGACGGCTGGCGACGTGTTTCGCGACATCTCGCAATACGAGTGGATCGTCTTTACCAGCGCCAATGGCGTGCGCTATTTCTTCGAAGCGTTTTTCAAGGCCTTTGAAGACATCCGCTCGCTCGGCATCATGCGCATCGCGGTTGTCGGCGAAGGCACCGCCCGCCAACTGCGCGAGCTGCACCTGAAAGTCGACCTGATGCCCGAAGAGGCCCGTGCGGAAAAGCTGGCCGAGGCCATGGAAGCGGAGCAGACGCTCGACAACCTGCGCGTGCTCGTGATCACGGGCAACCGCAACCGCGATGTGCTGGTCGACAAGCTCAACGAGGCCCGTGCCATCGTCGATACGCTGCAGGTCTACAAGACGGAGCTGACCGAGCTGAAGGCGCACCCCGCCGCGCTCCAGTTCCGCGCCGAAGGGGCCGACGCGCTGATCTTTGCCAGCTCGTCGGCCGTTACCAGCTTTGGCGAGCAGGCGCAGCACCTCAAGCTGCAGCCGGGCGCAAAAGTGCCGCAGCTCTGCAGCTTTGGGCCGATCACCTCCGAGACGATGCGCAAGGCCGGTATCCCCATCGCGGTCGAAGCG encodes:
- a CDS encoding uroporphyrinogen-III synthase: MINPQPLRGRRIVVTRHAEGNSRLAARLQELGAETVELPLIQVESAVDRLTAGDVFRDISQYEWIVFTSANGVRYFFEAFFKAFEDIRSLGIMRIAVVGEGTARQLRELHLKVDLMPEEARAEKLAEAMEAEQTLDNLRVLVITGNRNRDVLVDKLNEARAIVDTLQVYKTELTELKAHPAALQFRAEGADALIFASSSAVTSFGEQAQHLKLQPGAKVPQLCSFGPITSETMRKAGIPIAVEAQESSLDGMVAALVEHFTSGN